A stretch of DNA from bacterium:
GCGATGTGGGTGAGGACAGCGGAGCGCCGGTTTCGCCGGAATACAAGCCGGGTGATAACCGATTCAATGGAGAGATCAAAGGCATCCTGCTCTCGATCGCAGATGATCCGGCTAATGCGGATCACTTGGTCACGGCGGAGGATGCCCTTCGCGTCGCGATGGCACGGCAATAGAATGATTAAGGCCGTCGGCCCGAGAGGGCCGTCGGCCGCAGTTTCGCAACTACATAAAACCGGAGCGCAAGTGCGTTCCGGAAGTAACAAATGAACCCGAGTGACCTAATCTTAAAAGGAGAATGAATCATGACCAAGCAACCCAACATTCTGATGATCGTGACCGATCAGGAATATTCACACCAGCCCATGCCGGCGGAATTAGCCTTGCCCAGCCGGGACCGCATTCGCGCCCGGGGAGTCACGTTCAACCACCACCACTGCACCACCACCGTGTGCACGCCTTCCCGCTCGGTAATCTACACCGGCAGGCATGCACCGCATACTCGGATGTTCGACAACACCAATTTCGCCTGGATTGATGACATGAAGGCCGATCCGAAAAACTTGCCCACCATCGGCCATATGCTGCGTGATCTGGGCTACCACACCGTCTTCAAGGGCAAGTGGCACCTCTCGGAGTTTCCAGCGAAGGGTTCCCGTGAAGCGATGGAGCCCTACGGCTTCTCCGAGTATCAGGATTGGGGTGATGTGCAAGGCGGGCCGAGGGATGGAGTTTTAAAGGATCCGAAGATCGCGGATGAGGCCGTCGGCTGGCTGTCGAAGCGTGCTTCCGAAGTCGCCGCCACCAAACCCTGGTTCATGACCGTGAACTTCGTCAACCCCCACGATGTGATGTTTTTCGACACCGACGGCGAAGAGACGGTCCAGTCCAAGTCAATGTTCCCGATCTTTGACGCGCCCGATACGCCGCTCTACCGCCAGAAATGGCAGACGACATTGCCGGCCTCCTTCTTTGACGACCTGAAGAAGCAGCCAGCGGCAGTCCGCAGTTACATGCACCTGTGCGACATCTATTATGGACGGATACCGATGGAGCGCCGGGACATGTGGCACAATCATGTCAACTACTACCTCAACTGCCATCTCGACGTGGACCGGTCCATCGGAGCGGTGCTGGATGCGCTGGAAGCGAGCGGCCAGGCGGACAACACGATCGTCATATTCACGGCGGATCACGGCGAGCAGGGCGGCGCCCATCACCTGCGCCAGAAGGGCAGCGTGGCGTTTCAGGAGACCGTCAACGTGCCGCTGGTGATCGCCGATCCGCGCCACCCCGGCGGAAACCGGACGGATGCAGTGGGATCGCATCTCGATCTGGTGCCCACGATCCTGGCGTTTGCCGGCCTGTCGGAGGACGAGCGGCGGAAGCGCTACCCGCTCCTGAAGGGCCATGACCTCTCGGGTGTGGTGCGCGATCCCGCTTCCGTCGGGCCCCGCGGCAGCAGTGCCAAACCCGGCAAGGGGAGCCTGATGACCTACGATATGATCGCCACCATCGACGCGGAATGGTTTAGCCGCAACGCGACCAAGGTGTTTGACTCCGCCGCCCACCAGGCCGGCCAGGAGTTTCATCGCGGCATGGAGGCGTTCAAAGGCCTCGTCAAGGAGATTGGCGTGCCGAACCTCGAGAAGCGGGAGTTGTTCCGCGGCGTTTTTGACGGCCGCTACAAACTGGTCCGTTACTTCGGTATGGGGCACTACAACCTGCCGGCATCGGCCAAGCAGCTTCTGGCCGACAACGATGTCGCCCTCTACGACCTGCAGTCGGATCCGGAGGAAATGGATAACCTGGCCAACCCGGCCCATCCCAAGTACGACGAAGCCTTGCTGTCGGCCATGAACCAGAAACTCAATGCGCTGATTGCTGAGGAGATTGGGCAGGACAAAGCCATGTTCACCTCGCCGGAAAAGGCTTCGCAGAAGTGCTAAAGAAGTAAATGAAAGGGCGATACTATGAAGCGACATGAATGGAAGCTGCTCGTGCCGGTTTTGATGGCGGCGACAGGCGTAGCCGCCATGGCGCAGGAGGCGGGACCGGACCCGGCGGAGGAACTGGCCAAGAAGCTGGCAAACCCTGTCGCCGCGTTGATCAGTGTGCCGTTTCAGTACAATTACGACGAGAACTACGGGCCGGATGACAAAGGCTCCGTCAGCCGGCTCAATATTCAGCCGGTTATTCCGCTTACCCTGAATGATGAATGGAATCTAATCACGCGTACTATTGTACCACTGATGGATCAGCAGGACATTCCGGTTGCAGGGCAGGATGCCTCGGGTCTTGGTGACATCACTGCCAGCCAGTTCTTCTCCCCGAAGGCGCCCACCGCAGGGGGCTGGATATGGGGCGTGGGTCCCGTCGAGCTGTTGCCGACGGCGACTGACGAACTACTTGGCGGTGAAAAATGGGGGGTGGGACCGACGGCGGTGGCGTTGAAGCAGGTGGGGCCTTGGACATTCGGCGTGCTCGCCAATCACATTTGGTCTGTCGCCGGAGAGGATGAGAGGGCTGATGTGAATATGACCTTCCTGCAGCCGTTCATCAGCTACATTACAAAGACCAAGACCACGCTCGGTTTGAACACTGAGTCAGCTTACGACTGGGAAAACGAGGCCTGGTCCGTCCCGGTGAATGCGACAGTATCGCAATTGTTCAAGATCGGGGCCCAGATCATGCAGCTCTCTCTGGGCGCGCGATACTGGGTCGATTCGCCGGATAATGGGCCGGAGGGGTGGGGCGCACGGGCGCAGTTGACGTTCTTATTTCCGAAATGAAGTTAAACGCTGCCCGCGCGGCTTGAGATCGGTCAAATGAAGAAAGGTATTGAGGGGATGAAAGCAGATATAAATATGCAGGAATTTTCCCTCTTCGGAGGGCCTTTGCAGCGGCTGGGCCGCCGCCTGGGCCTGGTACGGGGAAGTAACTCGTTTGGGTTGGGCGTGGCCCTTGGCCTGCTGGCGTGGGGCGTTATTGCACTACTTGTACTTTTACAGGGTCTGGGGGACAGAGCGTTTTCTTTGAACGTGATCGGCATTCATATCCGGTTCCTGGTGGCCATCCCTTTGTTTTTCCTGTGCGAAACATGGGTGGCGCCCCGGATGGCGGAATTTACCCGTGACATCGTGCGATCTGGCGTGGTCCCGGAATCAGAACGTTTGGCGTTGGATGGAGCCATCCGGCGTGTCGGGCGCATGAGAGATCCGTGGGTAATGGAGATTTGTTTCCTGGTGGTGGTGGTGGTCTTTGCCCTGATCACTCCATTCTTGAATCTTCCGGGGAAAACAGGGAACTGGGAGATGCTCATGGCTGAGACCGGGGGGCGAGTGAGTCCGGTGCTTGGTTGGTATATGTGGTTCTGCATACCGCTTTTCAGGTTTCTGATGCTCCGCTGGTTGTGGCATCTCGGGCTCTGGTGCTATTTCCTTTGGAAGGTGAAGAGTCTTGACCTTCATCTTGTCCCAACCCATCCCGACGGTGCGGCTGGGCTGGGATATCTGGAGATTGTTCAAGAGCATTTCGGGGCGCTGGCTTTTGCTATTTCGGCCGTAATGGCCGCCTCCTTTGCGGAAGACATCGTTTCCGGAAGGATGAATTTTGAAACCCTGTACCTGCTAATTCCGATGGTTCTCGTTCTGGTACTGGGGTTGTTTATCGGGCCGCTTCTTGTTTTCATCCCGAAACTCTGGGAATGCCGGATTACAGGATGGAGCGAGTACATGGGCATGGCATTCCGTTATGTGAGCGCGTTTGACAAAAAGTGGATCCGGGATGAGGCCGCGACCGGAGAATCCCAGCTGGGTACGGGGGATTTGCAGTCACTTGCTGATTTGAACAATAGCGTCTCGATTGTGCGCGGCATGCGCTGTGTGCCCGCCAGCCCCAGACTCGCAAACGTATTGGCAGTTTGTGCGATCATCCCGCTAGTACCCCTGATTTTCCTGAAGTATCCGCTGGCTGATCTTATGGCGAAGATGTTTCAGACACTGACGGGGTTGTAGAAGGGAAGAGGGAGGTGGGGCGGGGGGGCTGACCTGGCGTGAGAGGCGCTCCCGCGCGGGTGCGAGGGAAATGATGTGGATGGTGAACTGTGACCATGGAGTAAAGCATGAAAGAGATTGTCAGAAGGATGCTGTGGATAGGTGCCGCCAGCGTTTTGTGGGTGGGAGGTTCAGGCTGTCAG
This window harbors:
- a CDS encoding sulfatase-like hydrolase/transferase, coding for MTKQPNILMIVTDQEYSHQPMPAELALPSRDRIRARGVTFNHHHCTTTVCTPSRSVIYTGRHAPHTRMFDNTNFAWIDDMKADPKNLPTIGHMLRDLGYHTVFKGKWHLSEFPAKGSREAMEPYGFSEYQDWGDVQGGPRDGVLKDPKIADEAVGWLSKRASEVAATKPWFMTVNFVNPHDVMFFDTDGEETVQSKSMFPIFDAPDTPLYRQKWQTTLPASFFDDLKKQPAAVRSYMHLCDIYYGRIPMERRDMWHNHVNYYLNCHLDVDRSIGAVLDALEASGQADNTIVIFTADHGEQGGAHHLRQKGSVAFQETVNVPLVIADPRHPGGNRTDAVGSHLDLVPTILAFAGLSEDERRKRYPLLKGHDLSGVVRDPASVGPRGSSAKPGKGSLMTYDMIATIDAEWFSRNATKVFDSAAHQAGQEFHRGMEAFKGLVKEIGVPNLEKRELFRGVFDGRYKLVRYFGMGHYNLPASAKQLLADNDVALYDLQSDPEEMDNLANPAHPKYDEALLSAMNQKLNALIAEEIGQDKAMFTSPEKASQKC
- a CDS encoding transporter translates to MAATGVAAMAQEAGPDPAEELAKKLANPVAALISVPFQYNYDENYGPDDKGSVSRLNIQPVIPLTLNDEWNLITRTIVPLMDQQDIPVAGQDASGLGDITASQFFSPKAPTAGGWIWGVGPVELLPTATDELLGGEKWGVGPTAVALKQVGPWTFGVLANHIWSVAGEDERADVNMTFLQPFISYITKTKTTLGLNTESAYDWENEAWSVPVNATVSQLFKIGAQIMQLSLGARYWVDSPDNGPEGWGARAQLTFLFPK